ACCGGGGCGAGGTTGTCGCGCAGCCGGGCGTAGACCTCCGGCCGGTTCCCGATCCGCCACGTGCGGCCCACCGCGCTGTACGCCGGACCGGCCGCCACGCCGCTGCCGACGACCGCCGCCACGTCCACGACGTGCCGCAGGTACTCCTGGGTGTCGGCGACGGCGTCCGGCTCGACCAGGTCCCGACCGGGCGGCATGACGAGGCAGACCGCGGCCTTCAGGCCGAGGCCGGCCAGCAGGTCGGCCGCCCGGTGCGGGTCCCAGTCGCCGGGCTGCTCCACCGGCAGTTCGACGACGTCGAAGCCCCACCGGCGGATGCGCGGCGCGAGCGCCGCCAGCACCTCGTCGGTGAGCGGTGACGCCCAGACCCAGGTGCTGATCCCGATGTCCCACATCCGCGCGCCCCCGTCCCGGTGGTCCCGCCCCGCGGCGTCCACGGCTACTTCCACGGACCGGGGTAACCCGGCATGCCCTCGCAGCCGCACATCGCGTAGTGCAGCGGCGGCATGTCCTGCTCGATGAAGTCCCGGACGTCGTCCTCCGTCACCTTCGGCTGGGGCAGCACCCACTCCTCGGGGACCGGCTCGCCCGCCAGGACCCGCAGCGCGGCGATGATCGGCGTGCGCCACTGGAAGGTCGGGTAGGTGGGCGCGACCGCGGTCATCCCCTCCGCGACCCACGTGCGCAGGAAGTCCTGCTGGTCCTCGCCGACGAACGGCGGGATCGGCGCGCCCGCGTCCTGGAACGCCTCCACCGCGGCCACGGCGGTCGCGCCGGCGTCCATCCACACGCCGTCGATCCGGCCCTCGCGCTGGAGGTAGTCGCCGACGATGGTCTTGGTCCTGGCCGCGTCGCCGTCGGTGAACTCGACGCCGACGACGTCCAGCCCGCTGCCGGCGAAGACCTCGTTCGCCGCGGCCCACCGCTGCTCCAGCACGTCCACGCCCGGCAGGATGCGCAGCGCCAGCACCTTGCCGCCCGGCTCCACCTCCTCCGCCAGGAACTCGGCGCCGTCCGCGCCGAACGCGAACCCGCCGATCGGGTGGATGAACGTGACCGGGCAGTCGGAGTCGACGCCGCGGTCGAACACGATCACCGGCACACCGGTCGCGCACGCCGCCTCGACGGCCGGTGTCAGCGTGGCGGTCGTGTTCGGCGACACGATCAGCGCGCTGCACCCCTGGGAGGCGAACGACTGGATGTCGCTGATCTGCTTGTCGTCCTTGGCCTCCGCGTCGAGCACGGTGAACCTGGTGATCTCCGGGTGCAGCGCCACCTCCTCCGTCATGGTCTTGAACCCGACCTGCCGCCACGGGTTGTCCACCGAGGCGTTGGAGAAGCACAGGTGGTGATCGCCGCCGGGCTTGGCGTACCCGGTGGTGTCGACCAGCTCCGGGTCGAGCATCTGCTCCCACGGCCCGGCGGGCGGGGCGCCGCCCTCGAAGCCGACCGGCGTGCCGGTGCGCAGCCCCAGCTGGCGCTCGTACTCGGCCCGGTCGAAGAACCCCGACCCGGCCCGCCCCGAGGGCGTCGCGGCGCCCGGGCCGTCGGTGGGCAGGTCGCTCGAACACCCGGCGGTGACGAGGGCGCCCACGAGGGCGAGTGCGAACCACTTCCTGGGCATGGTGCTGCTCCTCGGTGTTCAGGGGACGGCCGGTTCGCGGGGGCGGAGCACCCGCCGCGAGCGGGCGGCGTAGGCGACCGCGGCGATGATGATCAGGCCCTGCACGGCGGATTCGAGCGCGCCCGCGACGCCGAGCAGGTTCAACAGCGAGAACAGGGCTTCCAGCGACAGCGCACCGGCGGCCGCGGCCACCACCGAGCCCCGACCGCCGCCGAGCAGGACGCCGCCGAGCACGACCGCGGTGATGGCCCGGAACTCCAGGCCCGCGCCGACCTGCGCGGACACCCCGGCGAACCCGGCGAGCAGGATGGCGGCGACGGCGGCCAGCAGGCCCGAGAGCACGAACGCCAGCACCCGCAACCGGTCCACCCGGCCGCCCGCCAGCCGGACGGCCGTGTCGTTGTCGCCCACCGCGAGCAGCGTGCGCCCGGCGCGACCGCGCATGAACAGCACCGCGAGGACCAGCACGACCAGCAGGACGACCACCGACCACGGCGCCCGGCCCAGGACCGGCACGTCGAACCCGTCCCGGCCGAACGCCCGGAACGACGGCGACAGGGCGCCGCGCGGCGCGCCGCCGGTCCACAGGAACACCGCGCCGTCCAGCACCAGCAGCATCCCGAGCGTCACGATGAACGACGGCACCAGCAGCTTCGTCGTGATCAGGCCGTTGACGAGGCCGACCAGGACGCCGCAGCCGAGCAGCAGCGCGATCACCCACCCGGTGTTCGCGTCGTCCCCGGCGACCAGCCGCGCGGCGACCACCACCTCCGCGGTCACCAGCGAGCCCACGGACAGGTCGAACCCGCCGGACACCACCACGAAGTACTGGCCGATCGCCAGGACCACCAGCGGCGCGGCGCGCTTGAGCAGCGCGAGGTAGCCGGCCGGCTCGGTGTACGCGGGGCCGGTGCAGGCCAGCGCGACCAGCAGGACCGCCAGCACGGCCAGCACCGGCGCGGTCCCGTCGGCCAGGCGGGGTCGCCACGTCACGCCGACCTCCGGAGCGGCCTGCGGCGGGCGTACAGCGCCACCGCGACGACGAGCACGACCCCGCGGACCACGTCCTTGAAGAACGGGTCGACCGCGAGGTCGTCGAACACGGTGTCCAGGGTCGCGAGGACGAGCACGCCGCCCACCGTGCCGGCGACACCGCCGCGGCCACCGGCGAGAGCCGTCCCGCCGAGCACCACGGCCGCGATGGACTCCAGGTCGTACCCGGCGTCGACGCCGACGTGCGGCGCGCCGGAACCGAGCCTGGCGGCCAGGAACACGCCCGCGAGGCCCGCCGCGAGCGAGCACAGCACGTGCGCGGTGACGATCGTCCGGCCGGTCCGCACGCCGGACAGCCGCGCCACGTCGACGTCACCGCCGACCGCGTACATGTGGTAGCCGCCGCGGGTCCGCCGCAGGTACCACCACGCGCCCGCCGCGACGAGCAGCGCCAGCAGCGCCGCCACCGGGATCGGGCCGATCCGGGCGTACCCGAGCTGCTGGAACGAGCGCGGCACGCTGCCCGCCGGCCCGGTGTAGCCGTGCTCCAGGTACCCGCGCAGGACCAGCGCGACGCCGAGCGTGGCGATGAACGCGTTCACCCGCAGGCCCGTGATCACGAGCCCGTTGACGAGCCCGACGGCGGCGGCGACCGCCAGCGCGAGCAGCACGCCGGGCACCACCATCGCCCCGCTGCCCGCCATGGTCTCGGCCGCCACCAGCGAGCACAGCCCGACCAGGTGGGCGACGGACAGGTCGAGCGACCCGGTGACGACCACCAGCGACTGCCCGACCGCGACCAGGCCGAGCGCGGTGCCGCGGGTGAGGATGTTGAGGATGCCGCCCTGGTCGAGCAGCACACCGCCGTCGAGCGCCACCAGGACACTGCCGACCACGAGCAGCGCGGCCAGCGCGGCGTACACGGTCACGACGGGGCTCGGCGCGGATCGGCGAGCCCGCACGGCGACCGCGTCCCGCGTGGCGCTGTCCGGCACGGCGCTCACGCCGCCCCACCGGCCCCGCGCCCGGTGGCCAGCCTCATCACGGCCTCCTCCGAGGCGCCCGCGGGCAGCTCGCCGACCACGGTCCCCTCGCGCACCACGAGGACCCGGTCGCTCAAGCCGATCAGCTCGGGCAGCTCCGACGAGATCAGGAGGACGGCGACCCCGCTGCCCGCGAGGTCGCGCAGCAGCCGGTGGACGGTGTGCTTCGCGCCCACGTCGACGCCGCGCGTCGGCTCGTCGACCACCAGCACCCGCGGCTCGACCGCGAGCCACTTGGCGAGCACCACCTTCTGCTGGTTGCCGCCCGACAGGTGGCGCACCTCCCGGCGCAGCCCCCGGGTGGTCGCGGTGACCGCCCGGAGCAGGTCGGCGAGGTCCGCCGAGCGCCGCGCCGCCGCGCCCCGCAACGCCGCCCGCCGCACCAGCAGGACGTTGTCCGCCACCGACTGCCGCAGGGCCAGCCCCTCGCCCTTGCGGTCCTCGGTGACGTGGCCGATGCCCGCGCGGACCGCGGCGCGCGGCCGGTCGACGCGGGTCGGCACGCCGTCCACCGCCAGGGACCCCGCGGTGAACGGCTCGGCGCCGCAGATCGCCCGCGCCGTCGCGGACCTGCCCGAACCCTGCAACCCGGCCAGGCCGACGACCTCACCGGCGTGGACGTCGAAGGTCAGGTCGCGCACCCGGTCGTTGCCCGCGCCGCGCAGCGCCAGCCGGACCTCGCCCCGCCGGCCGCCGCGCTCGGGGTACCACGACCCGAGCGGTCGGCCGACCATGAGCCGCACCACCTCGTCGGGGGTGACGTCGCCGGTGGCCGCGGTCGCCACGAAGGCGCCGTCCTTCAGCACCGTGATCCGCTCGCCGAGGTCGAACACCTCCCGCATCCGGTGCGAGACGTAGAGGATCGCCACGCCCCGGTCGCGCAGCCGCCGCACCAGCCGGTACAGCAGTTCGACCTCGTGGTCGGCCAGCGCGGCGGTCGGCTCGTCCATGGCGAGCACCCCGGCGTCGGCGGACAGCGCCTTGACGACCTCCACCACCTGCCGCTGCGCGACCGGCAGCCGCGCGACGGTGGTCGCCGGGTCGACGTCGCGCACCCCCAGCTCGTCGAGCAGCCGCCGGGCGCCGGCTTCCATCGCCCGGCGGTCGACCCGGCCGCGGCGCACGGGTTCCCGGCCGAGGAACACGTTCTCGGCCACCGAGCGGTGTTCGAGGAGGGCGAGCTCCTGGTGGATGATCGCGATCCCGGCCGCCCGGGCGTCGCGCGGCGAGCCGAAGGACACCTCCGACCCGCCGAGCAGGACGCGCCCGGAGTCCGGCCGGTGGACGCCCGCGAGCACCTTCAGCAGCGTCGACTTGCCCGCGCCGTTCTCGCCCACCAGCGCGTGGACCTCGCCCGCCCGCAGGTCGAGGTCCACGCCGCGCAGCGCGGTGACGCCGAGGAAGCTCTTGGTGATGCCCTCCAGCCGCACGTCCACGCGTGAACCTCCATCGGATCTCCTGCGGGCGGGATCGGACCCCGGTCGGTCAGAACTGCGCGATGAACCGCCACGCCTCGCCCTTGGTCCAGGTCCGCACGCCGCTCTCGGCGTAGGTCCCGTCGACCGGACCGGGCATGTGGCCGTTGTCGAACGCCGCCCACTGCACCGGGTAGCCCGCGCGGCACGAGTACGCCGTGGTCACGTGGGTCATGCTGCCCGCGCCCGGCTCGCGCGGGCTCTGCGGCGCGCAGCCGTTGTTGGCGACGAACCGGTCCCTCAGCTGACGCCCCATGGAGATGTTGAGCACGTTGTCCGAGATGCCGTGCAGGCCGAAGTAGGCGATCGGCTGGCTGCCGCCGCTGCACCCGCTCAGCTGGGCGCCGGCGTAGACCACCACCGCCCGGAACACGGTCGCCCTGGCGCACGCGAGCGCGTAGCTCATGCCGCCGCCGTAGCTGAAGCCCATCGCGAAGCGCAGCTTCGGGTCGACGCAGAGGTCGCCCTCGATCCGCCTGATCATGTCGTCGGTGAACGTGACGTCCTCGCCGCCCGAGTTCGCCCACCCGTTGCCCAGGCCCTGGGGCGCGACCAGGATCGCGCTGTTGTTCGACTGCTCCTGCATCCCGTAGTAGGACCACGCGGTCCCGCTGGTCCCGCCGGAGGAGACGTCGTTCATGGTGCCGCCGCGCCAGTGGAACCCGAAGATCAACCGGTAGGGGCGGGTGTTGTC
This genomic window from Saccharothrix sp. HUAS TT1 contains:
- a CDS encoding substrate-binding domain-containing protein, whose amino-acid sequence is MPRKWFALALVGALVTAGCSSDLPTDGPGAATPSGRAGSGFFDRAEYERQLGLRTGTPVGFEGGAPPAGPWEQMLDPELVDTTGYAKPGGDHHLCFSNASVDNPWRQVGFKTMTEEVALHPEITRFTVLDAEAKDDKQISDIQSFASQGCSALIVSPNTTATLTPAVEAACATGVPVIVFDRGVDSDCPVTFIHPIGGFAFGADGAEFLAEEVEPGGKVLALRILPGVDVLEQRWAAANEVFAGSGLDVVGVEFTDGDAARTKTIVGDYLQREGRIDGVWMDAGATAVAAVEAFQDAGAPIPPFVGEDQQDFLRTWVAEGMTAVAPTYPTFQWRTPIIAALRVLAGEPVPEEWVLPQPKVTEDDVRDFIEQDMPPLHYAMCGCEGMPGYPGPWK
- a CDS encoding ABC transporter permease, coding for MPDSATRDAVAVRARRSAPSPVVTVYAALAALLVVGSVLVALDGGVLLDQGGILNILTRGTALGLVAVGQSLVVVTGSLDLSVAHLVGLCSLVAAETMAGSGAMVVPGVLLALAVAAAVGLVNGLVITGLRVNAFIATLGVALVLRGYLEHGYTGPAGSVPRSFQQLGYARIGPIPVAALLALLVAAGAWWYLRRTRGGYHMYAVGGDVDVARLSGVRTGRTIVTAHVLCSLAAGLAGVFLAARLGSGAPHVGVDAGYDLESIAAVVLGGTALAGGRGGVAGTVGGVLVLATLDTVFDDLAVDPFFKDVVRGVVLVVAVALYARRRPLRRSA
- a CDS encoding sugar ABC transporter ATP-binding protein → MDVRLEGITKSFLGVTALRGVDLDLRAGEVHALVGENGAGKSTLLKVLAGVHRPDSGRVLLGGSEVSFGSPRDARAAGIAIIHQELALLEHRSVAENVFLGREPVRRGRVDRRAMEAGARRLLDELGVRDVDPATTVARLPVAQRQVVEVVKALSADAGVLAMDEPTAALADHEVELLYRLVRRLRDRGVAILYVSHRMREVFDLGERITVLKDGAFVATAATGDVTPDEVVRLMVGRPLGSWYPERGGRRGEVRLALRGAGNDRVRDLTFDVHAGEVVGLAGLQGSGRSATARAICGAEPFTAGSLAVDGVPTRVDRPRAAVRAGIGHVTEDRKGEGLALRQSVADNVLLVRRAALRGAAARRSADLADLLRAVTATTRGLRREVRHLSGGNQQKVVLAKWLAVEPRVLVVDEPTRGVDVGAKHTVHRLLRDLAGSGVAVLLISSELPELIGLSDRVLVVREGTVVGELPAGASEEAVMRLATGRGAGGAA
- a CDS encoding RICIN domain-containing protein; the protein is MKISGEATASPHTRRRPVTAAAAAVVLAAGALTAVAATPAAAATIDTSAWYVLVNRNSGKALDLYNSATNDGARITQWTRNDGANQQWQFLDSGGGYYRLKSRHSGKVLDVPGSSTADGAAIQQWADHGGTNQQFRAADSDGGHVRLIARHSNKAVEVQGASTADNGNVVQYSDHGGANQQWLLTKVSGGGDPGGSGCGKAPTLRSGTHTIQSGGKSRSFVLRVPDGYDNTRPYRLIFGFHWRGGTMNDVSSGGTSGTAWSYYGMQEQSNNSAILVAPQGLGNGWANSGGEDVTFTDDMIRRIEGDLCVDPKLRFAMGFSYGGGMSYALACARATVFRAVVVYAGAQLSGCSGGSQPIAYFGLHGISDNVLNISMGRQLRDRFVANNGCAPQSPREPGAGSMTHVTTAYSCRAGYPVQWAAFDNGHMPGPVDGTYAESGVRTWTKGEAWRFIAQF
- a CDS encoding ABC transporter permease, producing the protein MTWRPRLADGTAPVLAVLAVLLVALACTGPAYTEPAGYLALLKRAAPLVVLAIGQYFVVVSGGFDLSVGSLVTAEVVVAARLVAGDDANTGWVIALLLGCGVLVGLVNGLITTKLLVPSFIVTLGMLLVLDGAVFLWTGGAPRGALSPSFRAFGRDGFDVPVLGRAPWSVVVLLVVLVLAVLFMRGRAGRTLLAVGDNDTAVRLAGGRVDRLRVLAFVLSGLLAAVAAILLAGFAGVSAQVGAGLEFRAITAVVLGGVLLGGGRGSVVAAAAGALSLEALFSLLNLLGVAGALESAVQGLIIIAAVAYAARSRRVLRPREPAVP